In Rhodovulum sulfidophilum DSM 1374, the following are encoded in one genomic region:
- a CDS encoding bacteriophage spanin2 family protein encodes MRALLAALLLAGCGGLPVPLGPNVAANVQAGAENVQGQKVENAPSIVRPRAREIRQEQSENRLRADRVDTVIVNVIPPWIVLVALIGWIAPSPGEIGRRIGRRIGEAVTRRRA; translated from the coding sequence ATGAGGGCGCTCCTCGCGGCGCTGCTGCTGGCCGGATGCGGTGGGCTGCCGGTGCCGCTCGGCCCCAACGTCGCCGCGAATGTCCAGGCCGGGGCCGAAAACGTGCAGGGCCAGAAGGTCGAGAACGCGCCCAGCATCGTCCGGCCCCGCGCCCGCGAGATCCGCCAGGAGCAATCCGAGAACCGCCTCCGCGCCGACCGCGTCGACACCGTCATCGTCAATGTCATTCCGCCCTGGATCGTGCTGGTCGCGCTGATCGGATGGATCGCCCCCTCGCCGGGCGAGATCGGGCGGCGGATCGGGCGGCGGATCGGCGAAGCGGTCACGCGCCGCCGGGCCTGA
- a CDS encoding glycoside hydrolase family protein, whose product MRGQKPKLDNVVPMKADQTVPVPEAPDWMSAEGRDAWERLAPELAAKRRLDPTYHDPFAIYCEAVADVIRFTGDIAAFGSWYEVEIPDRTYVAILDWAYNVGLGAAARSTLIRKLNAGDLRGACDELPRWRFAGGKGIRGLLIRRNKARQLCHEGLDGVPADVPFRWGSA is encoded by the coding sequence ATGCGCGGTCAGAAGCCGAAGCTCGACAATGTCGTGCCGATGAAGGCCGACCAGACGGTCCCGGTGCCCGAGGCACCCGACTGGATGAGCGCCGAGGGGCGGGACGCCTGGGAGCGGCTCGCGCCGGAGCTGGCGGCCAAGCGGCGGCTCGACCCGACCTATCACGACCCGTTCGCGATCTATTGCGAGGCGGTGGCCGATGTCATCCGCTTCACCGGCGATATCGCCGCCTTCGGCAGCTGGTACGAGGTCGAGATCCCCGACCGCACCTATGTCGCGATCCTCGACTGGGCCTATAATGTCGGCCTCGGCGCGGCCGCGCGCTCGACCCTGATCCGCAAGCTCAATGCGGGCGATCTGCGCGGCGCCTGCGACGAGCTTCCGCGCTGGCGTTTCGCGGGCGGCAAGGGCATTCGCGGCCTCCTGATCCGCCGCAACAAGGCCCGCCAGCTCTGCCATGAGGGGCTCGACGGCGTTCCGGCCGATGTCCCGTTTCGCTGGGGCAGCGCATGA
- a CDS encoding HNH endonuclease codes for MTIRKLCAAAGCDDLAVPGAALCELHEAERIDRGRARRAKVKTAEEIRRRSKLYASPAWKTARAAFLEANPLCVDCAGLGLVTPATEVDHIARHEGDRAKFWDRSNWQALCKSCHSRKTAREVLGRN; via the coding sequence ATGACGATCCGCAAGCTCTGCGCGGCCGCTGGCTGCGACGACCTCGCTGTGCCTGGCGCCGCGCTCTGCGAGCTGCACGAGGCGGAACGGATCGACCGGGGCCGCGCGCGGCGGGCGAAGGTGAAGACGGCCGAGGAGATCCGGCGCCGCTCGAAGCTCTATGCCAGCCCCGCCTGGAAGACCGCGCGCGCCGCCTTCCTCGAGGCCAACCCGCTCTGCGTCGATTGCGCGGGGCTCGGGCTGGTGACCCCGGCCACCGAGGTCGATCACATCGCGCGCCACGAGGGCGACCGGGCAAAGTTCTGGGATCGCTCGAACTGGCAGGCGCTCTGCAAGAGCTGCCACAGCCGCAAGACCGCCCGCGAGGTTCTCGGGCGCAACTGA